From Microcystis aeruginosa NIES-2549, a single genomic window includes:
- the psaJ gene encoding photosystem I reaction center subunit IX, which yields MEGLTKFLSSAPVLIMALLTFTAGILIEFNRFYPDLLFHPLG from the coding sequence ATGGAAGGACTTACTAAATTTCTCTCGTCCGCACCCGTGTTAATTATGGCGCTGCTGACTTTCACCGCCGGGATTTTAATCGAATTTAATCGCTTTTATCCCGATCTCTTATTCCACCCGCTAGGTTAA
- a CDS encoding photosystem I reaction center subunit III, giving the protein MRKLFALALVLSLWFTFAAPASADLSNLTPCSENPAFLQKAKSFRNTTPDPESGAKRAQTYSQALCGPEGYPHLIVDGRWDHMGDFFIPSILFLYITGWIGWVGRAYLIAVRDSKDAEMKEIIIDVPLALSKMLTGFLWPLAALQEATSGKLTVKDSEITVSPR; this is encoded by the coding sequence ATGCGAAAATTGTTCGCTCTGGCCCTGGTGCTATCTCTCTGGTTCACCTTTGCCGCTCCAGCGTCGGCTGATTTGTCCAATCTGACCCCTTGTAGCGAAAATCCCGCTTTCCTGCAAAAAGCGAAGAGTTTCCGCAACACCACTCCTGACCCCGAATCGGGAGCCAAACGCGCTCAAACCTACTCCCAGGCTCTCTGTGGACCCGAAGGCTATCCGCACCTAATTGTTGATGGTCGTTGGGATCACATGGGTGATTTCTTTATCCCTAGCATCCTATTCCTGTACATTACCGGTTGGATCGGTTGGGTTGGTCGGGCCTATTTAATCGCCGTGCGCGACAGCAAAGATGCCGAAATGAAGGAAATCATCATCGATGTTCCCCTCGCTTTGAGCAAAATGTTAACGGGGTTCCTCTGGCCCTTGGCGGCTTTACAAGAAGCCACTTCTGGTAAATTAACCGTTAAGGATTCGGAAATTACCGTTTCCCCTCGTTAA
- a CDS encoding secondary thiamine-phosphate synthase enzyme YjbQ, with amino-acid sequence MRQYQKSLTIATSPKNFHRLTAPIEAIVAESGITTGLCSIFVCHTSASLLIQENADPDVLTDLANFFAKLVPEDSSLYYHSTEGPDDMPAHIRSVLTRTSEQIPIARGKLVLGIWQGIYLWEHRQSRHQRQVVVHITGV; translated from the coding sequence ATGCGTCAATATCAAAAATCCCTGACAATTGCCACCAGTCCCAAGAATTTCCATCGTCTGACTGCCCCCATAGAAGCGATCGTGGCTGAATCGGGCATAACGACGGGATTATGCAGTATATTTGTCTGTCACACCTCCGCTTCCTTGCTGATCCAAGAAAATGCCGATCCCGATGTTCTCACGGATTTGGCCAATTTCTTCGCCAAGTTAGTGCCGGAAGATAGCAGTCTCTACTATCACTCTACCGAAGGGCCAGACGATATGCCCGCTCACATTCGCTCGGTCCTAACCCGGACATCGGAACAAATCCCGATCGCTAGGGGTAAATTAGTTTTAGGCATCTGGCAAGGTATCTATCTCTGGGAACATCGTCAGAGTCGTCACCAAAGACAAGTGGTGGTTCATATCACCGGGGTCTGA
- the cobA gene encoding uroporphyrinogen-III C-methyltransferase translates to MNQSESCGKVYLVGAGPGDPGLLTLKAKVLLENADVVLYDALVSPSILAMINPRAEQIHGGKRRGRHSLVQEEITALLIEKAQTNAVVVRLKGGDPFVFGRGGEEMLDLIAAGISVEIVPGITSGIAVPAYAGIPLTHRDYSSSVTFVTGHEMAGKYRPQVNWSAIAHGAETIVVYMGVHNLPYIIGELTKAGRSPETPIALIRWGTTPQQQQLIGTFTTIMDQIEATGFESPAIAVIGAVVDLHDLLQAGQPLLSRTIPPTPISL, encoded by the coding sequence ATGAATCAATCAGAAAGTTGCGGTAAGGTCTATCTCGTCGGTGCGGGTCCCGGAGATCCCGGTTTGTTGACCTTAAAAGCGAAAGTTCTCCTAGAAAATGCCGATGTTGTCCTCTATGATGCCCTAGTTAGCCCCTCGATTCTAGCCATGATTAACCCCAGGGCCGAACAAATCCATGGGGGTAAGCGTCGCGGTCGTCATTCTCTAGTACAGGAGGAAATCACCGCTTTACTGATCGAGAAGGCCCAGACTAATGCTGTGGTTGTTCGTCTCAAGGGGGGTGATCCCTTTGTTTTCGGTCGCGGGGGTGAAGAAATGCTCGATCTGATTGCCGCCGGAATTAGCGTCGAGATCGTGCCGGGGATCACTTCAGGAATTGCCGTGCCTGCCTACGCCGGTATTCCCCTCACCCATCGCGATTATAGTTCTTCCGTTACCTTCGTCACCGGCCACGAGATGGCGGGTAAATATCGTCCTCAAGTTAACTGGTCAGCGATCGCCCATGGCGCAGAAACAATTGTTGTTTACATGGGTGTGCATAATTTACCCTATATTATCGGGGAGTTGACCAAGGCGGGCAGAAGTCCAGAAACACCGATCGCCCTGATTCGCTGGGGAACAACACCGCAGCAACAGCAGTTAATCGGTACTTTCACTACGATTATGGACCAGATCGAAGCCACCGGCTTTGAATCCCCGGCGATCGCTGTTATCGGGGCAGTGGTGGACCTTCACGATCTCTTGCAAGCGGGACAACCTTTGCTATCGAGGACAATCCCCCCTACCCCCATTTCTCTCTGA
- a CDS encoding addiction module antidote protein, translated as MATIQTYPWDAAEHLETKEDIAAYLEAALEDGDPSLVVAALGDIARSKGMTHIARETGLGRESLYKALSIEGNPEFATVLKVLQSLGLRLQVVPIA; from the coding sequence ATGGCTACTATCCAAACCTATCCTTGGGATGCGGCAGAACATCTCGAAACAAAAGAAGATATAGCTGCATATCTTGAAGCAGCTCTTGAAGATGGCGATCCAAGCTTAGTGGTAGCAGCATTAGGTGATATTGCTCGATCTAAAGGGATGACACATATTGCCCGTGAAACAGGGTTGGGGCGTGAAAGTCTCTATAAAGCTTTGTCAATCGAAGGCAATCCAGAGTTTGCCACAGTTCTTAAGGTCTTACAATCACTTGGGTTACGCCTCCAAGTCGTACCAATTGCCTAA
- a CDS encoding type II toxin-antitoxin system RelE/ParE family toxin, which translates to MIEIRQTETYSQWFSNLRDRQAKARIDIRVRRLSMGNPGDVKPVGKGVSELRIDYGQGYRVYFIQRGETLIILLAAGDKQTQERDIKTALNLAQDL; encoded by the coding sequence ATGATTGAAATTCGCCAGACCGAAACCTACTCTCAGTGGTTTAGCAATTTGCGGGATCGCCAAGCAAAAGCACGTATAGACATTCGTGTTCGTCGCCTGTCTATGGGCAATCCAGGCGATGTTAAACCAGTAGGAAAAGGTGTATCGGAACTGCGGATCGATTATGGCCAAGGCTATCGGGTGTATTTCATTCAGCGAGGAGAGACCTTGATCATCCTCTTGGCAGCAGGAGATAAGCAAACTCAAGAACGGGACATCAAAACAGCATTAAATTTAGCACAAGACTTATAG
- a CDS encoding matrixin family metalloprotease, protein MIKKTLFTTLVISGIIGISSTASAFVVTGTKWGDPVFGTGANVTWSLMPSGVSCNGQFEPLGCTTASLASFMPAGFKAEIQKAFQAWSNVANINFVEVADTGLPFDHPDAILGNIRLAGHIFDGPFGTLAHGYYPPPNGNTRAGDIHFDVSENWTVNSIDGNINTLDIFQVTAHEIGHAIGLDHTNVLNSLMYPYYSENFNGLQPDDIAGVRYIYGPRVPEPTSIISLFSLGILGAGATLKRKVKRSHSTEKEPSAMPKALRSSTPIL, encoded by the coding sequence ATGATTAAAAAGACTTTGTTTACCACACTGGTTATCTCTGGCATTATTGGGATATCTTCAACTGCCTCAGCATTCGTGGTAACGGGAACAAAATGGGGTGATCCTGTTTTTGGAACAGGGGCTAATGTTACTTGGAGTTTAATGCCTAGTGGTGTTTCCTGTAATGGTCAATTTGAACCACTAGGATGCACCACAGCATCATTAGCATCTTTCATGCCTGCTGGCTTTAAAGCCGAAATTCAGAAAGCTTTTCAAGCTTGGTCTAATGTTGCTAACATCAACTTTGTGGAAGTAGCTGACACAGGATTACCATTTGATCATCCCGATGCTATTTTGGGTAATATTCGCTTAGCTGGTCACATTTTTGACGGTCCGTTTGGAACTCTTGCCCATGGCTATTATCCCCCACCTAATGGCAACACACGAGCAGGGGATATTCACTTCGATGTTTCTGAAAATTGGACAGTTAATAGCATTGATGGTAACATAAACACGCTGGATATTTTCCAAGTGACCGCCCATGAAATCGGTCATGCTATTGGACTTGATCATACGAATGTTCTTAATTCCCTTATGTACCCATATTATAGTGAGAATTTTAATGGACTACAGCCGGATGATATAGCGGGAGTAAGATATATTTACGGACCAAGAGTTCCCGAACCCACCTCAATCATAAGTCTATTTTCCCTGGGAATACTTGGCGCAGGTGCAACCTTAAAACGCAAAGTAAAACGCTCTCATTCAACCGAAAAAGAACCCAGTGCGATGCCGAAGGCACTGCGTAGCAGTACGCCGATCTTGTAG
- a CDS encoding nucleotidyltransferase family protein translates to MKRDEVLTILAKHREQLEKLGVKSLSLFGSVARDEARFDSDVDLLVEFSKAVGLFEFIEVRLYLEDILGCSVDLGTQDSLKEHLRQPVLKDVINAF, encoded by the coding sequence ATGAAACGAGATGAGGTACTAACAATTCTCGCGAAACACCGAGAACAATTAGAAAAACTAGGGGTAAAATCTCTGTCTCTATTTGGTTCAGTAGCAAGGGATGAAGCACGTTTTGACAGTGATGTAGATTTATTGGTAGAATTTAGTAAAGCGGTAGGGTTATTTGAGTTTATCGAGGTACGACTTTACTTAGAAGATATATTAGGATGTTCTGTTGATTTAGGTACTCAAGATTCTTTAAAAGAACATTTACGACAACCTGTATTAAAGGATGTGATTAATGCCTTTTAG
- a CDS encoding DUF86 domain-containing protein, whose translation MPFRDWQLRLQDIIESIDEILEWTANMTFEDFRSNRVTLKAVLYNLGIIGEASRNIPSEIQLRYSQIPWRLMGDMRNVIFHEYFRVELAIAWRTIENNLTPLRSQLQEILENEAEN comes from the coding sequence ATGCCTTTTAGAGATTGGCAACTTCGTCTTCAAGATATTATTGAATCCATTGATGAAATCTTGGAATGGACGGCTAATATGACCTTTGAAGATTTTAGATCAAATCGAGTGACTCTTAAAGCAGTTCTTTATAATTTAGGAATTATTGGTGAGGCATCTAGAAATATTCCTAGTGAGATACAATTGCGTTATTCTCAAATTCCTTGGCGTTTAATGGGAGATATGCGAAATGTCATTTTTCATGAATATTTTCGGGTAGAATTGGCAATTGCTTGGCGGACGATTGAAAATAATCTAACTCCATTGCGTTCACAATTACAGGAAATTTTAGAAAATGAAGCCGAAAATTAA
- the speB gene encoding agmatinase, with the protein MLLSGATGSEQFLGSEAIASYATAKAVILPIPYEATTTYRKGCETGPAAVITASQQLEAYDEELKRETCLEVGIYTHDAIADTRQQPQLSAEEMLAVTTATVSRLIADDKFVVAVGGEHAITTGVVQAYRQALSEPFTVVQIDAHGDMRFEYEGSHHNHACVMRRVLEMGLPTLPVGIRAICREEAELIAKQQIPVIWDRDIAGDPNWIEKAIAKITTEKVFLTIDVDGIDPALIPGVGTPEPGGLSWHQTLGFLRRLFQTHQVIGCDVMELAPISDSVVSEFTTAKLIYKLIGYQFTV; encoded by the coding sequence ATGTTATTGTCTGGCGCCACCGGTAGCGAACAATTTTTAGGTAGTGAAGCGATCGCATCTTACGCCACAGCTAAGGCCGTGATCCTGCCGATTCCCTACGAGGCCACCACCACCTATCGCAAGGGTTGTGAAACTGGACCGGCGGCGGTGATTACCGCTTCCCAACAATTGGAAGCCTATGACGAGGAACTTAAGAGGGAAACCTGTTTAGAAGTGGGCATCTATACCCATGATGCGATCGCAGATACCCGTCAACAACCGCAATTGTCCGCCGAGGAGATGTTAGCCGTCACCACAGCTACAGTTTCCCGTCTAATTGCCGATGATAAATTTGTCGTCGCCGTCGGGGGTGAACACGCTATCACTACGGGAGTAGTACAAGCTTATCGACAAGCTTTATCGGAACCTTTTACTGTGGTTCAAATTGATGCTCATGGCGATATGCGTTTTGAGTACGAAGGCTCCCACCATAACCACGCCTGTGTGATGCGTCGGGTGTTAGAAATGGGTTTACCGACCTTACCCGTGGGAATTCGGGCTATTTGTCGGGAAGAAGCGGAATTAATCGCTAAACAGCAGATTCCCGTGATTTGGGATCGAGATATCGCCGGTGATCCGAATTGGATCGAAAAAGCGATCGCCAAAATTACCACCGAGAAGGTATTTTTAACCATAGACGTGGATGGCATCGATCCGGCTTTAATTCCGGGGGTGGGAACACCCGAACCGGGGGGGTTAAGTTGGCATCAAACCCTAGGCTTTCTCCGTCGTCTTTTCCAAACTCATCAGGTGATTGGCTGCGATGTGATGGAATTGGCCCCGATTAGTGATTCGGTGGTCTCGGAATTTACCACTGCCAAGTTAATTTATAAGTTAATTGGATATCAATTTACTGTTTAG
- a CDS encoding aromatic ring-hydroxylating oxygenase subunit alpha, with amino-acid sequence MTSLLRDFWYVATPANKLKPGQLMAKKMLGEPIVVGRREDGEVFALRDICPHRGIPLHHGWIEGDGVYCCYHGWKFNTSDGVCSEIPSLTEHDRLDISRICVTSYPCREIQGHIWVFIPADSKREINRENLPPVPTISAFGKLTPKVAETITFDCNIDHAVVGLMDPAHGPYVHTSWWWRSGPRKFRVKEKQYEPVPLGFRLAPYDMPVSAKPYKILGNKVSIEIVFELPSVRTEILRGDRHLACAFTAITPIDENHCEVHQSLYYTIPWLAFLTPLLRYLTLQFLKQDRDVVIKQQEGLSYHPALMLIDDADTQAKWYYRLKQEYEKSQAEKRDFVNPIKAQILRWRS; translated from the coding sequence ATGACTAGCTTACTGCGCGACTTTTGGTATGTGGCCACACCAGCAAATAAACTTAAACCCGGTCAGCTAATGGCCAAAAAAATGCTAGGTGAACCGATTGTTGTTGGCAGGAGAGAGGATGGAGAAGTGTTCGCATTGCGGGATATTTGCCCCCATCGTGGCATTCCGCTGCACCATGGCTGGATTGAAGGAGATGGGGTGTACTGTTGCTATCATGGCTGGAAATTTAATACTAGCGATGGCGTTTGTTCTGAGATCCCCTCATTAACGGAACACGATCGCCTTGATATTAGCAGAATTTGTGTCACCAGTTATCCCTGTCGCGAAATACAAGGTCATATCTGGGTGTTTATTCCAGCAGACTCAAAAAGAGAAATTAATCGAGAAAATCTGCCTCCTGTGCCGACTATTAGCGCTTTTGGCAAACTTACCCCCAAAGTAGCCGAAACTATCACTTTTGACTGCAATATTGACCATGCAGTGGTGGGATTGATGGATCCGGCCCACGGTCCCTACGTTCATACTTCTTGGTGGTGGCGCAGCGGTCCGCGCAAATTTCGGGTCAAGGAAAAACAATACGAACCTGTCCCCCTCGGTTTTCGTCTTGCTCCCTATGATATGCCTGTAAGTGCGAAACCCTATAAAATTTTGGGTAATAAAGTATCGATTGAAATTGTTTTTGAATTGCCCTCGGTGCGTACAGAAATACTACGAGGCGACCGCCATTTAGCTTGTGCTTTTACGGCAATTACTCCCATCGATGAAAATCACTGCGAAGTCCATCAAAGTTTATACTATACGATTCCTTGGTTGGCATTTTTAACCCCTCTTTTGCGTTATTTAACCCTACAATTCCTCAAACAGGATCGCGATGTGGTGATTAAACAACAGGAAGGACTTAGTTATCATCCGGCTTTGATGTTAATTGATGATGCCGATACCCAGGCCAAATGGTATTATCGCCTCAAGCAAGAATACGAAAAATCTCAAGCAGAAAAACGTGATTTTGTCAACCCCATTAAAGCACAGATTTTACGATGGCGCAGTTAG
- a CDS encoding DUF1825 family protein, whose protein sequence is MGFFDSEVVQQEARQLFEDYQSLTQLGSEYGKFDREGKIIFIDRMEELMERYKIFMKRFELSEDFSAQMTVEQLKTQLGQFGMTPQMMFDQMQQTLERMKAEIR, encoded by the coding sequence ATGGGATTCTTTGACTCAGAAGTGGTTCAACAGGAAGCTAGACAGCTATTTGAGGATTACCAGTCTCTCACACAACTGGGCAGCGAGTACGGTAAATTCGATCGAGAGGGGAAAATAATCTTTATCGATAGGATGGAAGAGTTAATGGAACGCTACAAGATATTTATGAAGCGTTTCGAGTTATCTGAGGATTTCTCCGCCCAAATGACCGTAGAACAGCTAAAAACCCAATTAGGTCAATTTGGTATGACTCCCCAAATGATGTTCGACCAAATGCAGCAAACCCTTGAGCGGATGAAGGCAGAAATTCGCTGA
- the uppS gene encoding polyprenyl diphosphate synthase yields the protein MTLKPSLSPELPTDLDKNRLPQHVAVIMDGNGRWAKNRGLPRIMGHQRGVDALKDLLRCCRDWGIPALTAYAFSTENWGRPLEEVEFLMTLFERVLRRELEEMMQENVKIRFIGNLSALPESLRREIAKSQAETSKNSGIQFTVATNYGGREEIVQACQAIARQVQQGLISPEAIDESLFEQYLYTAGIPNPDLLIRSSGEMRISNFLLWQMAYAEIYVTETLWPDFDRVQFHRALKDYQGRHRRFGKL from the coding sequence ATGACTCTTAAACCGAGCTTGTCACCAGAATTACCTACGGATTTAGATAAAAACCGTTTGCCTCAGCACGTCGCAGTGATTATGGATGGGAACGGTCGTTGGGCGAAAAATCGTGGTTTACCGCGGATTATGGGCCATCAAAGGGGAGTAGATGCACTTAAGGACTTGCTGCGCTGTTGTCGTGACTGGGGTATTCCCGCTCTAACCGCTTATGCTTTTTCTACGGAAAATTGGGGTCGTCCCCTGGAGGAAGTGGAGTTTTTAATGACTCTATTCGAGCGGGTTTTGCGGCGCGAATTAGAGGAAATGATGCAGGAAAATGTCAAAATTCGCTTTATTGGTAATTTATCAGCCTTGCCAGAGTCTTTAAGACGGGAAATTGCTAAATCTCAAGCAGAAACTAGCAAAAATTCCGGTATTCAATTTACGGTGGCGACTAATTATGGTGGCCGAGAGGAAATTGTGCAAGCTTGTCAGGCGATCGCTCGTCAGGTGCAACAGGGTTTAATCTCCCCGGAAGCGATCGATGAATCTCTCTTTGAACAGTATCTTTATACTGCTGGGATTCCTAACCCAGACCTGTTAATTCGCAGTAGTGGGGAAATGCGAATTAGTAATTTTTTACTCTGGCAAATGGCCTACGCGGAAATCTACGTTACTGAAACCCTCTGGCCCGATTTCGATCGAGTGCAATTTCACCGCGCTTTAAAAGATTATCAGGGTCGTCATCGTCGTTTTGGCAAATTATAA
- the cdaA gene encoding diadenylate cyclase CdaA: MSGFFLDPRRLLSWILSHGLSVLDFGLVLLLTYMLLLIIGERRTFWMVRGLIYLMLASVISDALGLRLLGLVLEKLILGAAVAIAVIFQSEFRRFLELLGKGQVWELFKKSSPTPKTDNVIDELVDAVKDLSQNRTGALMVLETSGNLDTKVFVNPGVMLNGEVSKELIQTIFQTKTLLHDGAVFIRGDRVVAAGVILPLSERSTSRQLGTRHRAAMGITERLDNCICIVVSEETGSISLASGGNLDRPLTSSKLKELLEAKFSPSGEGEVVAPSWGRLGRTIGLKGRLILEKFSRSPSATPKDRK; this comes from the coding sequence ATGTCGGGTTTTTTTCTGGACCCTCGCCGGTTATTGTCCTGGATTCTCAGCCATGGTCTGTCAGTCCTAGACTTTGGGTTAGTTCTCCTCCTTACCTATATGCTGCTGCTAATTATCGGCGAGCGGCGTACCTTTTGGATGGTGCGAGGACTAATCTACTTAATGCTGGCCTCGGTGATTAGCGATGCCCTAGGATTGCGCTTGCTGGGGTTAGTCCTAGAAAAATTGATTTTGGGGGCAGCCGTAGCGATTGCTGTGATTTTTCAGTCGGAATTCCGCCGTTTTTTAGAATTATTGGGCAAAGGTCAAGTGTGGGAATTATTTAAAAAAAGTTCCCCCACTCCCAAGACCGATAATGTCATTGATGAGTTAGTGGACGCGGTGAAGGATCTATCTCAAAATCGCACCGGTGCGCTGATGGTATTAGAAACCAGTGGCAATCTCGATACCAAGGTCTTTGTCAATCCAGGAGTGATGCTAAATGGTGAAGTATCTAAGGAATTAATTCAAACTATTTTTCAAACTAAAACTTTACTACACGATGGGGCTGTATTTATTCGGGGCGATCGAGTGGTGGCCGCTGGTGTTATTCTACCTCTATCGGAGCGCAGTACCTCTAGGCAATTAGGCACCCGTCATCGGGCGGCCATGGGCATCACCGAAAGGCTAGATAATTGTATCTGTATTGTGGTTTCTGAGGAAACTGGCTCGATTTCCCTCGCGTCGGGGGGTAATTTGGATCGGCCTTTAACCAGTAGTAAACTAAAAGAGCTTCTCGAAGCGAAGTTTTCTCCGTCGGGAGAGGGGGAAGTGGTCGCACCGAGTTGGGGACGTTTAGGGCGTACAATTGGCTTAAAAGGTCGTCTAATCTTAGAAAAGTTCTCCCGTTCGCCCAGCGCAACCCCCAAAGATAGAAAATGA
- the lysA gene encoding diaminopimelate decarboxylase — translation MLSTEPKINNSGQKYLAYQECLSPNQTLFPLTAKVNNRDCLEIGGCDVTTLVERFGSPLYIVDEVTLRTACRQYLQGFQTHYPGESRVIYASKAWNCLAVSAVVAREGLGFDVVSAGEIHTVLTALDQINKTDVPIYFHGNNKSIAELEYAIEHNCIIIVDNWLELENLVKLGENRPDTPIPILLRLTPGIECHTHEYIRTGHLDSKFGFDPHQIEAVFDYVLAHRVLNCLGLHAHIGSQIFERQPHQDLAAVLADWFKLGLERGLPLEQLNVGGGLGIRYLESDDPPSIEEWVQAVSLAVAKACQERGIAYPLLIAEPGRSLIATACVTAYTVGNRKEIPEIRTYIAVDGGMSDNPRPITYQSVYRAVVANKMSQECQEVVTIAGKHCESGDILIKDITLPKTNPGDMLVVLATGAYNYSMASNYNRLPRPAAVIVHNGEANLILERENLADLLRQDRLPNRLSLI, via the coding sequence ATGCTATCAACTGAACCTAAAATCAACAATTCCGGACAAAAATATTTAGCCTATCAAGAGTGTCTATCCCCGAATCAAACCCTGTTCCCCCTGACAGCCAAGGTTAATAACCGCGATTGTCTAGAAATCGGTGGTTGTGATGTGACCACCCTAGTGGAACGTTTCGGTTCACCCTTGTATATTGTCGATGAAGTCACCCTCCGCACTGCCTGTCGTCAATATCTGCAAGGTTTCCAGACTCATTATCCCGGAGAATCTAGGGTAATTTATGCCTCGAAAGCGTGGAATTGCCTGGCCGTATCGGCCGTGGTCGCTAGGGAGGGATTAGGTTTTGATGTGGTCTCGGCCGGAGAAATTCATACGGTGTTAACCGCTTTAGACCAGATCAATAAAACCGATGTGCCGATATACTTTCATGGTAATAACAAATCGATCGCCGAGTTAGAATATGCGATCGAGCATAACTGCATTATTATCGTTGATAACTGGCTAGAGTTAGAAAATCTGGTTAAATTAGGCGAAAATCGTCCTGATACCCCTATTCCGATCCTATTGCGGTTAACCCCCGGCATCGAGTGCCACACCCACGAATATATTCGCACGGGTCACTTAGACAGTAAATTTGGTTTTGACCCCCATCAAATCGAAGCGGTATTTGACTATGTTTTAGCTCATCGGGTGCTGAATTGTCTGGGTTTACACGCTCACATCGGTTCCCAGATTTTTGAACGTCAACCCCACCAAGACTTAGCCGCTGTGTTGGCAGATTGGTTTAAATTAGGTTTAGAACGGGGATTACCCCTAGAGCAATTAAACGTCGGTGGTGGTTTAGGGATTCGCTACCTGGAAAGTGATGACCCCCCAAGTATCGAGGAATGGGTGCAAGCGGTGTCCTTAGCAGTGGCTAAAGCTTGTCAGGAAAGAGGTATCGCTTATCCGCTGCTCATTGCCGAACCGGGACGCTCTCTGATTGCCACCGCTTGCGTAACGGCCTATACAGTGGGTAATCGCAAGGAAATCCCCGAAATCCGCACCTATATCGCCGTCGATGGCGGAATGTCCGATAATCCCCGACCGATTACCTATCAATCGGTTTACCGGGCCGTGGTCGCCAATAAAATGAGTCAAGAATGTCAGGAAGTGGTGACAATAGCTGGAAAGCATTGTGAATCTGGCGATATTCTAATTAAGGATATTACGCTACCGAAAACCAACCCGGGGGATATGTTAGTGGTTTTGGCCACGGGGGCCTATAACTACAGTATGGCTTCTAATTACAACCGCTTACCCCGTCCGGCGGCGGTAATTGTCCACAACGGAGAAGCTAATCTCATCCTTGAACGGGAAAATCTGGCGGATCTGCTGCGTCAAGACCGCTTACCCAATCGACTCTCCTTGATATAA
- a CDS encoding GUN4 domain-containing protein, whose amino-acid sequence MTDQNGVLVEEQSEDITRKMSQLATESPKNQLQILTQLAGDGEGGLTVLRDFLLAGRPTPVNLVTGKAYQLLYQDNSDQSKEFLANYFPTGIVPLDSAKGIDYRLLQELLAKQDFQTADSLTRQKLCELAGEGAIQRKWVYFTEVEAFPGVDIQTIDNLWLVHSEGKFGWSVQRKLWIGVGQDFPKLWPKIGWKNGNNWTKYPQEFIWDLSAPVGHLPLLNQLRGVRVAASLFSHPVWSEK is encoded by the coding sequence ATGACTGACCAGAATGGCGTGTTAGTAGAAGAACAAAGCGAGGATATTACCCGTAAGATGAGTCAATTAGCCACCGAGTCGCCGAAAAATCAATTACAAATCCTGACACAATTAGCCGGGGACGGAGAAGGTGGACTAACCGTATTGAGAGATTTTTTATTAGCCGGGCGCCCGACTCCTGTTAATCTGGTGACAGGGAAGGCTTATCAATTGCTATACCAAGATAATAGCGATCAAAGCAAGGAATTTTTAGCGAATTATTTCCCCACGGGTATTGTTCCCCTCGATAGTGCTAAGGGTATTGATTATCGACTTTTACAGGAATTATTGGCTAAACAGGATTTTCAAACTGCCGATAGTCTCACCCGTCAAAAACTCTGTGAATTAGCAGGAGAAGGAGCAATACAGAGAAAATGGGTCTATTTTACGGAAGTAGAAGCTTTCCCCGGTGTGGATATTCAGACTATTGATAATCTTTGGTTGGTTCATTCGGAAGGGAAATTCGGTTGGTCGGTGCAGCGCAAATTATGGATAGGTGTGGGACAAGATTTCCCGAAACTCTGGCCGAAAATTGGCTGGAAAAATGGCAATAATTGGACAAAATACCCCCAAGAATTTATCTGGGATTTAAGCGCTCCCGTGGGCCATTTACCCCTGTTAAATCAACTGCGCGGGGTGAGAGTGGCTGCCTCTTTATTCTCCCATCCCGTCTGGAGTGAAAAATAG